A window of Diorhabda carinulata isolate Delta chromosome 7, icDioCari1.1, whole genome shotgun sequence contains these coding sequences:
- the LOC130896207 gene encoding uncharacterized protein LOC130896207 has product MINTRRLYTLEEDNLILEWIVKTKLFYTLRGKNFWMDLSRSNLFEGRSWQSLQNRFEKKVFPDITNPKYTISDLDKAKIILAWQQTADNYDSNESNMDETTDTEQNNEDTDTDAEKDINCETSSDSENDHVTSSVRSS; this is encoded by the exons attaatacTCGGCGACTTTATACATTAgaagaagataatttgataCTGGAATGGatagtaaaaacaaaacttttctaTACTTTGAGAGGTAAAAATTTTTGGATGGATCTCTCCCGTTCTAACTTATTTGAAGGTAGAAGTTGGCAAAGTCTCCAAAATCGATTTGAGAAAAAG GTTTTTCCAGATATTACGAATCCTAAATATACAATATCTGATTTGGATAAAGCTAAGATTATCTTAGCTTGGCAACAAACTGCAGATAATTATGATAGTAATGAGAGCAACATGGATGAGACTACTGATACAGAACAAAACAATGAAGACACCGATACAGATGctgaaaaagatataaattgtGAAACATCATCTGATTCTGAAAATGACCACGTAACTAGTTCTGTCCGTAGTTCCTAA